The following proteins come from a genomic window of Sesamum indicum cultivar Zhongzhi No. 13 linkage group LG10, S_indicum_v1.0, whole genome shotgun sequence:
- the LOC105172464 gene encoding uncharacterized protein LOC105172464, giving the protein MLIKPEPTTTNSSAAVVPVATLCGNCGVEERRLLHHVRHRGIFRRLCTTCVLRLHPQSFCPTCFQVYPPPPSNDAVFTCFKCYSSSHSHCVAAGATSPPSPYICPLCLHPNTPIFKLKTAKEANVDISEAMNVKSDDCRVMDRDAAKKLLAAAKIASASMNKAAVAAKAEAERRAKEAAFTRKRAKEALEHVAYLVMKDKLRKKEAALAGSGEVAGLGVGGGGGNVGYTSGGGIGGVKMERENNVNVNSSISNRNGSVASGLAPSIVVEEKMNNMGNVDRVDNSNQVLAALNAVELRENEMGGITPQSLAVRVPLDNDHTVMDVDEKGRMGVSAGENVGGLVGERNDNGGNDHVMFADVQSDAENLNAHGEKLEDVNDEVVLVQPAADQVHYKENSNGGEQHANGGPL; this is encoded by the coding sequence ATGCTGATTAAGCCGGAACCCACCACCACAAATTCTTCCGCCGCCGTCGTGCCGGTGGCGACGCTGTGCGGCAACTGCGGCGTAGAGGAGCGCCGGCTGCTCCACCACGTGCGCCACCGCGGGATCTTCCGGCGCCTCTGTACAACCTGCGTTCTACGACTCCATCCACAGTCCTTCTGCCCCACTTGTTTTCAGGTCTACCCTCCACCCCCATCAAACGACGCCGTTTTCACCTGCTTCAAATGCTACTCCTCCTCTCACTCCCACTGCGTCGCGGCCGGCGCCACCTCGCCTCCTAGTCCTTACATTTGCCCTCTTTGCCTCCACCCCAATACGCccattttcaaattgaaaacGGCGAAAGAGGCAAATGTCGACATCAGCGAGGCCATGAATGTGAAGAGTGATGATTGCAGGGTGATGGATAGAGATGCTGCGAAGAAGTTGTTGGCTGCTGCAAAAATTGCGTCTGCGTCTATGAATAAAGCGGCTGTGGCTGCAAAGGCGGAGGCCGAGAGGCGGGCGAAGGAGGCTGCATTCACAAGGAAGAGGGCGAAGGAGGCATTGGAACATGTTGCGTATTTGGTAATGAAGGACAAATTGAGGAAGAAGGAAGCGGCTTTGGCAGGGTCCGGTGAGGTGGCAGGGCTAGGAGTAGGTGGAGGTGGCGGCAATGTTGGTTACACCAGTGGAGGTGGAATTGGTGGTGTGAAAatggagagagaaaataatgtaaatgtTAATAGTAGTATTAGTAATAGAAATGGGAGTGTGGCTAGCGGTTTGGCCCCATCAATTGTTGTGGAAGAGAAGATGAATAATATGGGGAATGTGGATAGAGTGGACAACTCAAATCAGGTTTTGGCGGCACTGAATGCGGTTGagttgagagaaaatgagatgGGTGGAATAACACCACAGAGTCTGGCGGTGCGAGTTCCTCTGGATAATGATCACACAGTTATGGATGTGGATGAGAAGGGAAGAATGGGTGTGAGTGCCGGAGAAAATGTTGGAGGATTGGTTGGAGAGAGGAATGACAACGGTGGTAATGATCATGTAATGTTCGCTGATGTGCAGAGTGATGCCGAGAATCTCAATGCTCATGGGGAGAAACTAGAGGATGTGAATGATGAGGTGGTTTTGGTTCAGCCGGCTGCGGATCAGGTGCATTATAAGGAGAATAGTAATGGTGGAGAACAGCATGCTAATGGGGGGCCACTGTAG